The genomic interval GTTGACCCCGAGAAAGAACACTGGGACATCCATCACTGGGTGCGTGGTGGTTGTTTATACGGAGTGATGCCGTGCAACGGTCTGACGTACGCCCCGCCACACAATTGTGCCTGCTATCCGGAAGCCAAACTGTTCGGATTCAACGCCCTGGCCCCACTGGCACCGACTCGCCCGATTCCTGCGGCGGTTCCCGAAGAGGGCCGACTGGAAATCGGCCAGGCGATCAATTCCCCGTTGACGAGTGTCGAGGATGCCGAAGCGAGTGCGGTCGACGACTGGCCGACTTACCGACACGACGGTGGTCGAAGCGGAACAGCAGGTGCCCCGATCGATGCCGACGTGAAGTCAAAGTGGACGGTCACCTTGGGCGGCCGGTTGACTTCGCCCGTGATCGCGGACGGACTGGTTTATGTTGCTCAGATCGACGAACACACGCTGCACGCATTGGATGAACAGACGGGCCAATCCAAGTGGACCTTCACCGCCGGAGCCCGCATCGATTCTCCGCCCACGGTTTATCGCGGACGCGTGATCTTTGGCGGCGCCGACGGTTGGGTGTATTGCCTGAATACCAACGGAAAACTTGCGTGGCGTTATCGAGCCGCTCCGATCGATCGACGTGCGATGGCCTACGAACAATTGGAATCACTCTGGCCGGTTCACGGCAGCGTACTGATGCACGACGACACTGTCTATTGCGTTGCCGGGCGATCCAATTTCCTCGATGGAGGATTGAGGCTGCTGCGGTTGGATTTGGCCACCGGCAAGAAGTTGTCGGAGACGATCATGGATGAGACGAATCCCGAGACGGGCAACAACATGCAAGAGAAACTGCAGATCTTGCAGATGCCCGTTGGGCTGCCGGATATCTTGTCCACCGACGGGCGGTTCATCTTCATGAAGTCACAGAAGTTTGATTTCGAAGGCAACCGCTTGGAGATCGGCCCCAACTCCGGTGACTTTGCCCAGCAAGCGTCCAAGCAACGTGGTCCCGACGCGCACATCTTTGCTCCCATGGGATTCTTGGACGACACATGGTTTCACCGATCCTATTGGGTGCTGGGGCAGAGCTTCGCGGGCGGGCACGGCGGATATTACCAAGCCGGCAGGTTCGCACCCTCTGGCAGAATCTTGGTCAAGGGCAACGGCTACGTGTACGGCTACGGTCGTAAACCACAGTACCTGCGTTGGACCACCGTGCTGGAACACCAATTGTTTGCTGCGGAACAAAACCCGCCCGAGATCCCAAAGGACTTTGGGAATAAAGGCGGCGGTAATGCATCCGTTGGCGCTCCGTCGGCGTCGTTCCCCAAGTCGCCCAGCCTGAATCCTCAAGGCAAACCGATCACGGTGGAAGCCTGGGTGTCCGCGACGAAACCGCAAGGCGTCGTGATTGCCAGGGGAGGACCCACGGCCGGATTCGCGTTGACCTTGCAAAACGGCAAGCCGCAATTCATGGTGCGAAACAACTCGGAACTCGCGACGGTGGAAGGTCCCAAACGGATCGTGGGTGGCTGGCACCATTTGGTCGGCGTGCTCAACGAAGACAAGACGATGCAGCTCTATGTCGACGGACAACTTGCCGGCAGCGGTGTCGCCAACGGACTGCTGTCCACGGACCCCGTCCAAGGTCTAGACGTCGGTGCCGATGGCCAGTCCGCGGTCGGTGAGTACAAGTCACCGATGCCGTTCTCCGGTGCGATCGATGAAGTCCGTTTGTATTTCTTGGCAGCCAATGCCGAGCAGATCGCAAAGCGATACAACGATGGCAGCGAGATATCGTCCGAAGCCGTGCTGGCGGTCAGTTTTGACGACGGGACCGCTCGCGACCACAGTCTGCACCGAAACAATGGGACGTTGGAAGGCGGCAAACTGATCGATGGCAAGTTCGGCAAAGCGGTTCAGTTCTCGGCCAGAAATGTGGCCGCCAACAACAAACCGGCTGCCAAGAAGCCAGGCGCCAACAGCACCACCAAGCCGGGCGATAGTCTCGTCAAACCGACGTGGGCACAAGACGTTCCGATCTACGTGCGTGGAATGGTTCTCGCCGGACACCACCTGTTCATCGTCGGACCGCCGGATACGATCGACGAAGAAGAAACGTTTCAAAAACTGAGCGAGAGTGATCAGGAAGTGCAAACGCTATTGGACGCTCAAGACGCCGCGCTGATGGGGCAAGATGGCGCGTCGCTGTTGGCGGTCAATATCGATACCGGCGAAGTCGAGCATGAAGTCAAGCTTGACAGTTTGCCGGCATGGGACGGACTGGCGGGCGCCAATGAATGCCTGTTCTTGTCTACCCTCGATGGCTCGGTCATGTGTTTTGGAAAGTGATACGCATGATTCAATCATCGTCCAACCGCCGATTTTCAAGACAGATGTCCTGCGCGGGCATTGCCGCTATCTTGTGCGTTGCCGTCGTTGCCACTCACGCGATCGCGTGCAACATCCCGGTGTTTCGTTATGCGTTGGAGCGTTGGAAACCCGACACGAGTGAAATCGTCGTCTTCTATGACGGTGAACTTTCGCAACCACAGCTCGCGATGGTCACTGAGCTCAGTTCACAGACGACGCAGCACGGCGGTCATGCCAACGCCAAGGTCATCCGGTCGAATGTCGCCAGCGAAACGGACCCGCTGCGGCGCGATCTTTGGGAGCAGCTCAGATCGACAAGCGAACCAACGTTGCCCGCCGTTTTGATTCGATCCAAACTTGGCAAAGGACGATTCATCAATCATTGGCACGGGTCTCTCGACGATGCGGATCAACTGGGAATCTTTCGATCTCCCGTGCGAGATGAACTGAGCAATCGTTTGCTCGGCGGCCAAAGCGTCGTGTGGCTGTTGGTTCAGTCGCCCGACCAGCAGAAGAACCTCGCGGCGAAGGAGCTGCTCTCCAAAACGTTTGGTTCCTTGGCAACAAAGATCCAGTTGCCCGAAGGCATCGGTCTACCAGGCTCAGAGCTTTACGCCGACGTTCCCTTGGTGGTCAAGTTCAGCGTCCTGGAAATCGATGCGAGTGATCCCTCAGAAGCATTCTTGACGGGCTTGTTGACCAGCATGAGAAAGGAATCGTTTCAAAGCGGTGAGCCGCTGCTCGTTCCTGTCTTTGGACGCGGTCGAGCATTGGAGGTCATTCCGGCAAACGACGTGTCAGCAAAGCTGATCGAAGACTTGACGTTATTCCTCAGTGGTGCGTGTTCTTGTCAAGTCAAAGAACAGAACCCCGGGTTTGATCTGCTGATCAACGCTGATTGGGATACCGAGCTTTTCGGGGATCTTGAAAATCGACCTCCCGATCGCAGTGCCGAGGAAGGACGCAATCGTGATCCAGTGCTTGTTCCGATTCCACCAGGGCGAAAATAGGACGAGTGAATGAATCGTGCATTGGTCTTCATGATCGGCTCCGCTGCGGTGCTCGCAGCGATCTTTGCTTTTCTGGTGATGAGTGACAGCGGTCGGTCGCGTTCAACACTCAGCAGCGAACCGTTGCTGATGTATTGCGCAGCTAGCAACCGTGCGGTGATGGAGTCGATCCGTCAGGATTACGAAAAAGAGTTCCATCGGTCAATCGAAATTCAGTATGGACCATCGCAGACTTTGTTGTCCTCCATCGAAGTCACTCGGACCGGCGATCTTTATTTGCCCGCAGACGACAGCTATCTCAAGCTTGGGCGGGAAAAAGAACTCATCGCGGAAACCTTGCCGATCGCCAGCATGCGTGCCGTCGTGGCTGTCCGTAAAGACAATCCCTTGGCGATTTCCCGACTGGACGATCTGCTCGATGAAAACGTGCGGTTGGTGCAAGCCAATCCAGACACCGCGGCGATCGGCAAAGTCGTGCGAAAGACACTGACCGCATCCGGCCGCTGGAGCGACTTGGATCAGGCCACGATGGCATACCGGGCGACGGTCAATGAAGTGGCCAATGATGTTTCGGTCGGTGCCGCCGATGCGGGGATCGTTTACGACGCGGTCTTGCACACGTATACCGATTTGACATATGTCAAACTGCCCGAGTTGGACGGCACCGCGTCCGACATCGCCGTCGGCGTGTTGCAGACTGCCAAGGATTCCGCATCGGCACTTCATTTTGCACGATACATTGCCGCCAGTGATCGGGGATTGGTTCACTATCGCGAGCATGGATTTCGCGTCGGCGCCGGCGACCAGTGGAGCGACCGACCAGAGTTGTCTGTTTTCGCCGGTTCGATGTTGCGACCGGCGATCGAAGAAACGATCACGGCATTCGAGAAACGCGAGGGCGTCAACGTGACGCGGGTCTACAACGGATGCGGAAATTTGGTCGCGCAGATGAAAGCCGGGCAGCGCCCCGATGCCTATTTCGCCTGCGACAGCGAGTTCATGGATCAAGTCCACGATCTGTTCCCCGAACCGGTGCCGGTGTCACAGAACGAACTGGTTATCTTGGTCCCCAAGGGCAACCCGAAAGGGATCCGATCGCTGCGGGATCTGACACGTCCTGGCTTGGAGATCGGCATCGGTCACGAGAAACAATGCGCCATGGGATGGCTGACGCAAAACACTTTCCGAGAAGGCGGCGTGCAAGAATCCATCATGCCGAACGTCAAGGTTCAATCACCGACCGGCGATATGTTGGTCAATCAGATGCAAGCCGGTTCGTTGGACGCTGCGGTCGCTTATTTGAGTAATGCGGCGGGGGCCAGTGAGTCCCTCGACGCAATCCGAATCACCGGTTTGGAGTGCAGCGTGGCAACGCAACCTTGGGCGGTTGCCAAGGAGTCCAAGTACCCGCAACTCGCCGGGCGATTGTTCGAAAGAATTTGTTCAGCCGAGTCACAGCAGGTGTTCGCTGCGGAAGGCTTTCGCTGGCAAGAACTCAGCAGCAAGGCGTCATCGGATCCGGTCAGCGATGAGTGACGTTCCGAGTTCCAGGCCGACACGCAGTGGCCGCAGAAGCGACAAGCCTTTCTTTTTGGTGATGGGCGGGATCTCATCATGCTTTGTGATTTTGATCTTGTTGTTGCTGCTGGCCGATCTGCGATTCACATCGCTCGCAGATTTCCGCGACGCGCTATCGAAGCCTGAGATCAGAGCCGCGTTTCGGCTGACACTTTTGACTTGTTCAGCGGCCGCGATCATGTCCCTGTGGGTGGCGACGCCGCTTGCTTACGTGCTGTCCCGCTATCGGTTCCCAGGTCGATGGTTGATCGACACACTCGTCGACATTCCCATCGTGTTGCCGCCGCTGGTGATGGGGCTCAGCCTATTGATCCTGTTTCATTTGACGATTGGTGATTGGCAGCTGGAAAGATTCCTCCGCGATCGTGTCGGATTTCCCGTGACTTATAAAGTGCCTGCCGTCATCCTGGCGCAGTTTTCCGTCGCATGTGCTTTCGCTGTGCGGACCATGCGAGTGACATTTGATCAGATTGATCCACGCGTGGAAGACGTCGCGCGGACACTGGGTTGTACCCGCAGCCAAGCGTTCTTGCAGATCGCGTTGCCGCAAGCTTGGCGGGGAATGATCGCCGCGACAACGATCGCATGGGCACGGGCTTTGGGGGAATTTGGCCCGATCCTGGTATTCGCGGGTGCCACTCGTATGCGTACCGAAGTCCTGTCGACGACGGTTTTTTTGGAACTCAGCATCGGAGAGCTTGATGCCGCCGTCGCAGTCTCGTTATTGATGGTGGCCATGGCCGTGGTGGTGCTGTTGATTCTCAGGTTGCTCGGGACGGGGTTGAGCGATTGATCGAGTTGCATAAAGTGACGATCGACTCCGGTGGATTCCGTCTGCCGAATGTTTCATTTCGTATTCCTCAAGGTGCGTACGCTGTTTTGATGGGACGCACGGGATTGGGAAAGACAACGATCCTAGAATCCATATGTGGCTTGCGTCGCGTCACGGCTGGCAAAGTGTTGATCGGCGGGATTGACATGACCCATTGGCTGCCCGGTGATCGTCAGATCGGCTACGTGCCTCAGGATCTGGCGTTGTTTCCCACACTCAGCGTGGAGGAACATCTCGCGTTTGCACTCCGCTTGCGAAAATGGCCGACGGCCGAGATTCGCTCTCGCGTGGCAGAACTCTCAGATGTTCTGGGGATTCGACATCTGCTGCTGCGGAGCGTTGCCATGCTCAGCGGCGGAGAATCGCAGCGGGTGGCTCTCGGGCGCGCGATCTCCTTTCGCCCTGCTGTCTTGCTGCTCGATGAACCGCTCAGCGCCTTGGATGAATCGACACGCGGTGAAATGCAGAATCTGTTGTTGCAAATCAAGCAAACGACGGGCGTGACAGCGTTGCACGTTACGCACAGCAGCGAAGAAGCCAACGCGCTTGCCGATTATCGATTGCTGATCGACAGCGACGGAATCAAAGGGCTCAAATCAAAATCGCCGTAATGGATTTCGCCAGAAATCCCCCTCATCTCACCGTAGTGGTAGGCTGTTTAAAACTTGGTGTCGACTGGGCTGTCAAAATGTTGGGGTTGTACGGGGATTGGCATGCGCAACTTTTCTCCCAATACGCCGAAGGCGTTCAACAATTACGCCGAAGGCGTTAAACAACATAGCCCAGGGTTAAAGCCGTCATTCGCCTTGGCGAATTGACGCTGCAACCCTGGGTATTGATAAAGTCCCCACCAGTACCTCACTCCCGCTCCGATTTTGGCGGCTTCGCCGCCAAAATCGGAGCGGGAGTGAGGTGAGAGTCGATCGCGTTTTCAACCCAGGGTGGCGGTCCCACTCGTTACACTCGCGGGAACCTTACCCTGGGCTATGTTGTTAAACGCCTTCGGCGTATCTTCCAAATGGAGGAACAAAACTGGTCAATTGAAGTTGCGTGTCAAGACCAACGTTTTGACAGCCCACGCTCAGCCTTCTAGCCCCGATTATTCATCAGCCGGC from Stieleria varia carries:
- a CDS encoding PQQ-binding-like beta-propeller repeat protein; amino-acid sequence: MSRHFVLAFFLHCCVVLVPVSESNADTADDAKQILSQADFSGGFIVHLDAGDGRLTAALRQNDSTQVHGLVRGDGDIEPIRDRIRSEGHYGDVAIDRLEGTELPYVDNLVNLLVTDSLGDVSMEEVQRVLVPNGIALIKRDGQWTKVVKPRPDNIDDWSHYLHDASGNSVARDDVVAPPRHLQWVGSPRWSRHHDRMASMSALVSSGGRMFYIMDEGSRISIQLPPKWKLIARDAFNGSILWKKDIAEWQPHLWPLKSGPTQLSRRLVSTDKEVFVTLGFNAPLTALDTATGDVLRTYEGSDATEEIISTDGLLFLVVRKGKAELADYAPLHPTVGDQARSRDFFWNEEPRVLMAYEASTGKQLWAKQTKISPLTMAAAQSQLYFHDGEKIVSLDGRTGDVVWESESVTRRDSFTFNFGPRLVVYEDVVLYSGGDGKMISSDAKSGEKLWDASFPNSGYQSPQDLMVVNGLVWLAPLTSGKDSGVYTGRNPRTGEVVKQFAPDVDTYWFHHRCYIAKATDNFLMPSRTGIEFVDPEKEHWDIHHWVRGGCLYGVMPCNGLTYAPPHNCACYPEAKLFGFNALAPLAPTRPIPAAVPEEGRLEIGQAINSPLTSVEDAEASAVDDWPTYRHDGGRSGTAGAPIDADVKSKWTVTLGGRLTSPVIADGLVYVAQIDEHTLHALDEQTGQSKWTFTAGARIDSPPTVYRGRVIFGGADGWVYCLNTNGKLAWRYRAAPIDRRAMAYEQLESLWPVHGSVLMHDDTVYCVAGRSNFLDGGLRLLRLDLATGKKLSETIMDETNPETGNNMQEKLQILQMPVGLPDILSTDGRFIFMKSQKFDFEGNRLEIGPNSGDFAQQASKQRGPDAHIFAPMGFLDDTWFHRSYWVLGQSFAGGHGGYYQAGRFAPSGRILVKGNGYVYGYGRKPQYLRWTTVLEHQLFAAEQNPPEIPKDFGNKGGGNASVGAPSASFPKSPSLNPQGKPITVEAWVSATKPQGVVIARGGPTAGFALTLQNGKPQFMVRNNSELATVEGPKRIVGGWHHLVGVLNEDKTMQLYVDGQLAGSGVANGLLSTDPVQGLDVGADGQSAVGEYKSPMPFSGAIDEVRLYFLAANAEQIAKRYNDGSEISSEAVLAVSFDDGTARDHSLHRNNGTLEGGKLIDGKFGKAVQFSARNVAANNKPAAKKPGANSTTKPGDSLVKPTWAQDVPIYVRGMVLAGHHLFIVGPPDTIDEEETFQKLSESDQEVQTLLDAQDAALMGQDGASLLAVNIDTGEVEHEVKLDSLPAWDGLAGANECLFLSTLDGSVMCFGK
- the modA gene encoding molybdate ABC transporter substrate-binding protein; protein product: MNRALVFMIGSAAVLAAIFAFLVMSDSGRSRSTLSSEPLLMYCAASNRAVMESIRQDYEKEFHRSIEIQYGPSQTLLSSIEVTRTGDLYLPADDSYLKLGREKELIAETLPIASMRAVVAVRKDNPLAISRLDDLLDENVRLVQANPDTAAIGKVVRKTLTASGRWSDLDQATMAYRATVNEVANDVSVGAADAGIVYDAVLHTYTDLTYVKLPELDGTASDIAVGVLQTAKDSASALHFARYIAASDRGLVHYREHGFRVGAGDQWSDRPELSVFAGSMLRPAIEETITAFEKREGVNVTRVYNGCGNLVAQMKAGQRPDAYFACDSEFMDQVHDLFPEPVPVSQNELVILVPKGNPKGIRSLRDLTRPGLEIGIGHEKQCAMGWLTQNTFREGGVQESIMPNVKVQSPTGDMLVNQMQAGSLDAAVAYLSNAAGASESLDAIRITGLECSVATQPWAVAKESKYPQLAGRLFERICSAESQQVFAAEGFRWQELSSKASSDPVSDE
- a CDS encoding ABC transporter permease, with the protein product MSDVPSSRPTRSGRRSDKPFFLVMGGISSCFVILILLLLLADLRFTSLADFRDALSKPEIRAAFRLTLLTCSAAAIMSLWVATPLAYVLSRYRFPGRWLIDTLVDIPIVLPPLVMGLSLLILFHLTIGDWQLERFLRDRVGFPVTYKVPAVILAQFSVACAFAVRTMRVTFDQIDPRVEDVARTLGCTRSQAFLQIALPQAWRGMIAATTIAWARALGEFGPILVFAGATRMRTEVLSTTVFLELSIGELDAAVAVSLLMVAMAVVVLLILRLLGTGLSD
- a CDS encoding ABC transporter ATP-binding protein, whose amino-acid sequence is MIELHKVTIDSGGFRLPNVSFRIPQGAYAVLMGRTGLGKTTILESICGLRRVTAGKVLIGGIDMTHWLPGDRQIGYVPQDLALFPTLSVEEHLAFALRLRKWPTAEIRSRVAELSDVLGIRHLLLRSVAMLSGGESQRVALGRAISFRPAVLLLDEPLSALDESTRGEMQNLLLQIKQTTGVTALHVTHSSEEANALADYRLLIDSDGIKGLKSKSP